The following proteins come from a genomic window of Streptococcus oralis:
- a CDS encoding ClC family H(+)/Cl(-) exchange transporter, protein MEEQSEIIRSKKEFAFASSTILSQVGRGIIVGIFVGLIVGSFRYLIEKGFHLVQGLYQDQAHLVRNLFIIGLFYLIVCWLSARLTRSEKDIKGSGIPQVEAELKGLMSLNWWSVLWKKYVLGILAIASGLMLGREGPSIQLGAVGGKGIAKWLKSSPVEERSLIASGAAAGLAAAFNAPIAGLLFVVEEVYHHFSRFFWVSTLAASLVANFVSLLIFGLTPVLDMPDNIPLMTLDQYWIYLLMGVFLGLSGFLYEKAVLNVGRIYDWIGQKIHLDKAYYPILAFILIIPVGIFLPQILGGGNQVVLSLTEQDFNFQVLLAYFLIRFIWSMISYGSGLPGGIFLPILALGSLLGALVGVICVNLRLVSQEQFPIFVILGMSGYFGAISKAPLTAMILVTEMVGDIRNLMPLGLVTLVAYIVMDLLKGAPVYEAMLEKMLPEEATDEGEVTLIEIPVSDKIAGKQVHELNLPHNVLITTQVHNGKSQTVNGSTRMYLGDMIHLVIPKSEIGKVKDLLL, encoded by the coding sequence ATGGAGGAACAGTCAGAAATAATCCGCTCCAAGAAAGAATTTGCCTTTGCCTCAAGCACTATATTATCCCAAGTTGGACGAGGAATTATCGTTGGTATCTTTGTCGGTCTCATCGTAGGTTCTTTTCGTTATTTGATTGAAAAAGGTTTTCACCTTGTTCAAGGCCTTTATCAAGATCAAGCGCACCTAGTGCGCAATCTTTTTATCATTGGCCTATTTTATTTAATAGTTTGCTGGCTCAGTGCGAGATTAACTCGGTCAGAAAAAGATATTAAGGGTTCAGGAATTCCTCAAGTCGAAGCCGAATTAAAAGGGCTCATGTCACTTAATTGGTGGAGTGTTCTCTGGAAGAAATATGTATTAGGTATTCTTGCTATTGCCAGTGGCCTTATGCTAGGTCGAGAAGGGCCAAGTATTCAACTTGGAGCAGTTGGTGGTAAAGGTATTGCCAAGTGGCTCAAATCTAGCCCAGTAGAGGAACGCTCCCTGATTGCCAGTGGAGCTGCTGCAGGTTTAGCTGCTGCCTTTAATGCACCGATTGCAGGTCTCCTCTTTGTTGTAGAAGAAGTCTATCACCATTTTTCCCGATTTTTCTGGGTATCAACTCTAGCAGCCAGTCTCGTAGCAAACTTTGTCTCATTACTCATATTTGGCTTAACACCCGTACTGGATATGCCAGATAATATTCCTCTCATGACCCTGGACCAGTATTGGATTTATCTCCTTATGGGAGTTTTTCTAGGACTCTCTGGTTTTCTCTATGAGAAAGCTGTACTCAATGTTGGTCGAATTTATGACTGGATTGGTCAAAAAATCCATTTGGATAAAGCTTATTATCCAATCCTAGCCTTTATCCTTATCATACCAGTCGGGATTTTCTTGCCACAAATCCTTGGTGGTGGAAATCAGGTCGTTCTTTCTTTGACTGAGCAAGATTTTAATTTTCAGGTTCTATTAGCATACTTTTTGATCCGCTTTATTTGGAGTATGATTAGTTATGGAAGTGGCCTTCCAGGAGGAATTTTCCTTCCCATTCTGGCGCTTGGTTCCTTACTTGGTGCCCTAGTTGGTGTCATTTGTGTCAATCTCAGGCTTGTCAGTCAGGAGCAATTCCCTATATTTGTCATTTTAGGAATGAGTGGCTACTTTGGGGCAATATCCAAGGCTCCTTTAACTGCCATGATACTCGTAACCGAAATGGTTGGAGATATTCGCAACCTCATGCCACTTGGCTTAGTGACCTTGGTAGCCTATATCGTCATGGATCTGCTCAAGGGTGCTCCAGTCTATGAGGCCATGCTGGAAAAAATGCTACCAGAAGAAGCAACAGACGAAGGAGAAGTAACACTAATTGAAATTCCTGTATCTGACAAAATCGCTGGAAAACAGGTTCACGAACTCAACTTGCCACATAACGTACTCATCACCACCCAAGTCCATAATGGCAAAAGCCAAACAGTTAACGGCTCAACTAGAATGTATCTGGGTGATATGATTCACTTGGTGATTCCCAAAAGTGAAATTGGAAAAGTAAAAGATTTGTTGTTGTAA
- the ylqF gene encoding ribosome biogenesis GTPase YlqF — protein MATIQWFPGHMSKARRQVQENLKFVDFVTILVDARLPLSSQNPMLNKIVGDKPKLLILNKADLADPAMTKEWRQYFESQGIQTLAINSKEQVTVKVVTDAAKKLMADKIARQKERGIKIETLRTMIIGIPNAGKSTLMNRLAGKKIAVVGNKPGVTKGQQWLKTNKDLEILDTPGILWPKFEDDAVALKLALTGAIKDQLLPMDEVTIFGLNYFKKHYPDKLAERFKQMKIEEEAPVIIMDMTRALGFRDDYDRFYSLFVKEVRDGKLGNYTLDTLDDIDDDD, from the coding sequence ATGGCTACTATTCAATGGTTTCCGGGCCACATGTCTAAGGCTCGGCGACAGGTTCAGGAGAATTTAAAATTTGTTGATTTTGTGACGATTTTGGTGGATGCGCGTCTACCTTTATCTAGTCAAAATCCTATGTTAAATAAAATTGTTGGTGATAAACCCAAACTCTTAATTTTAAACAAGGCAGACCTAGCTGATCCAGCGATGACAAAAGAATGGCGTCAGTATTTTGAATCACAGGGAATTCAAACACTGGCCATCAATTCCAAAGAGCAAGTTACTGTAAAAGTTGTGACTGATGCTGCTAAAAAGCTTATGGCTGATAAGATTGCACGCCAGAAAGAACGCGGTATTAAAATTGAAACCTTGCGGACCATGATTATCGGAATTCCAAATGCCGGTAAGTCAACTCTCATGAACCGTTTGGCTGGTAAAAAGATTGCGGTGGTCGGCAATAAACCAGGTGTTACCAAGGGGCAACAATGGCTCAAAACCAATAAAGACCTTGAAATCCTAGATACACCAGGGATTCTCTGGCCTAAGTTTGAGGATGATGCTGTCGCACTTAAACTAGCCTTGACGGGAGCTATCAAAGATCAACTACTCCCAATGGATGAAGTGACTATTTTTGGTCTCAATTATTTCAAAAAACATTATCCAGATAAGCTAGCTGAACGTTTCAAACAAATGAAAATTGAAGAAGAAGCTCCTGTTATCATCATGGATATGACCCGTGCCCTCGGTTTCCGAGATGACTACGACCGCTTTTACAGTCTTTTCGTGAAGGAAGTTCGTGATGGAAAACTCGGTAACTACACCTTAGATACATTGGACGATATAGATGACGACGATTAA
- the addA gene encoding helicase-exonuclease AddAB subunit AddA produces the protein MNAIPFLTEEEIQKLQEAEASSSKEQKKTAEQIEAIYTSGQNILVSASAGSGKTFVMSERILDQLARGVEISQLFISTFTVKAATELKERLEKKISQKIQETDDVDLKQHLGRQLADLPNASIGTMDSFTQKFLDKHGYLIDIAPNFRILQNESEQLLLKNEVFHQVFEAHYQGENKEKFSSLVKNFAGRGKDERGLRQQVYKIYDFLQSTSSPQTWLNEFFLKGFEEADFANEKDKLTEQIKQALWDLESFFCYHLDNDAKEFPKAAYLEAVQQVLDEISSLNQESDSLAYQEVLARVVVISKEKNGRALANSSRKADLKPLADAYNEERKAQFSKLGQLADQITILDYQEHYHEDTWELAKTFQTFMSDFVEAYRECKRQENAFEFADISHYTIEILENFPQVREAYQERFHEVMVDEYQDTNHIQERMLELLSNGHNRFMVGDIKQSIYRFRQADPQIFNEKFQRYAQNPQEGKLILLKENFRSSSEVLSATNDVFARLMDQEVGEINYDSMHQLVFANTKLTPNPDNKAEFLLYDKDDSGQEEEESQADTKLTGEMRLVIKEILKLHQEKGVAFKEIALLTSSRSRNDQILLALSEYGIPIKTDGEQNNYLQSLEVQVMLDTLRVIHNPLQDYALVALMKSPMFSFDEDELARLSLQKVEDKVQENLYEKLVTAQKQVASQKELIHTALAEKLNQFMDILDSWRLYAKTHSLYDLIWKIYSDRFYYDYVGALPNGPARQANLYALALRADQFEKSNFKGLSRFIRMIDQVLEAQHDLASVAVAPPKDAVELMTIHKSKGLEFPYVFILNMDQDFNKQDSMSDVILSRQNGLGVKYIAKVETGAVEAHYPKTLKLSIPSLTYTQNEEELQLASYSEQMRLLYVAMTRAERKLYLVGKGSREKLEAKEYPAANNGKLDSNTRLQARNFQDWVWAISKVFAKEDLNFSYRFIGEDQLTGEAIGELENKSPLQDSSQSSNRQSETIKEALEMLKEVEVYNTLHHAAIELPSVQTPSQIKKFYEPVMDMEGVEITNQTQSPEKRISFDLPDFATKEKVTGAEIGSAIHELMQRINLSQQPTLASLTETLKQVQTSPAARDKINLSKILAFFDTALGQEILANTSHLYREQPFSMLKRDQKSQEDFVVRGILDGYLLYEDRIVLFDYKTDRYDQPSQLIDRYRGQLALYGEALSRAYSIENIEKYLILLGKDEVQVVKV, from the coding sequence ATGAATGCTATTCCCTTTTTAACTGAGGAAGAAATTCAAAAATTGCAAGAAGCAGAAGCGAGTTCGAGCAAGGAACAGAAGAAAACAGCCGAGCAAATCGAAGCCATCTACACTTCTGGTCAAAATATCCTCGTTTCAGCGTCTGCTGGTTCTGGAAAGACTTTTGTTATGTCCGAGCGCATTCTGGACCAATTGGCACGTGGTGTGGAAATCAGTCAACTCTTTATCTCAACCTTTACCGTTAAGGCTGCGACTGAACTCAAGGAACGCTTGGAGAAAAAAATCAGCCAGAAAATCCAAGAAACCGATGATGTTGATCTCAAACAACACTTGGGACGCCAGTTGGCAGATCTGCCAAACGCGTCCATCGGAACCATGGACTCCTTCACACAAAAATTCCTTGACAAACATGGCTATCTGATTGATATTGCACCGAACTTCCGTATTCTGCAAAATGAAAGTGAACAGTTACTCTTAAAGAACGAAGTTTTTCATCAGGTTTTTGAAGCCCATTACCAAGGTGAGAATAAAGAGAAATTTAGTAGCTTGGTGAAGAACTTTGCTGGACGAGGCAAGGATGAACGAGGTCTGCGCCAGCAAGTCTACAAAATCTATGATTTTCTTCAATCCACCAGCAGTCCCCAAACATGGTTGAACGAGTTTTTTCTCAAAGGGTTTGAAGAAGCTGACTTTGCAAATGAGAAAGACAAACTAACTGAGCAAATCAAGCAGGCGCTTTGGGACTTGGAAAGTTTCTTCTGTTATCATCTGGATAATGATGCCAAGGAGTTTCCCAAAGCTGCCTATTTAGAAGCTGTTCAACAGGTTCTGGATGAAATTAGCTCCTTAAATCAAGAGTCCGATAGTCTGGCTTATCAAGAAGTGCTTGCTCGTGTTGTCGTCATCTCTAAGGAGAAAAATGGTCGGGCTCTAGCTAACTCTAGTCGAAAGGCTGATTTGAAGCCACTGGCAGATGCCTACAATGAGGAGAGAAAGGCCCAGTTTTCAAAACTTGGACAACTGGCGGACCAGATAACGATTCTCGACTACCAAGAACATTATCATGAAGATACTTGGGAGCTAGCTAAAACCTTCCAAACCTTTATGAGTGATTTTGTGGAGGCTTATCGTGAATGTAAACGTCAGGAAAACGCCTTTGAATTCGCTGATATCAGCCATTATACCATTGAAATTTTAGAAAATTTCCCACAAGTCCGCGAGGCTTATCAGGAACGATTCCACGAGGTCATGGTCGATGAGTATCAGGACACCAACCACATTCAAGAACGAATGCTGGAATTGCTGTCGAATGGCCACAATCGCTTTATGGTGGGAGATATCAAGCAGTCCATCTACCGGTTCCGTCAGGCAGACCCGCAGATTTTCAATGAAAAATTCCAACGCTATGCGCAAAATCCTCAAGAAGGCAAGCTGATTCTCCTCAAGGAAAATTTCCGTAGTAGTTCAGAAGTGCTGTCTGCAACCAATGATGTTTTTGCACGCCTTATGGACCAAGAGGTCGGCGAAATCAACTATGACAGCATGCACCAGCTTGTTTTTGCCAATACCAAACTAACTCCTAATCCAGACAACAAGGCAGAATTTCTCCTCTACGATAAGGACGATAGTGGGCAAGAAGAGGAAGAGAGTCAGGCAGACACGAAACTCACTGGGGAAATGCGCCTGGTCATCAAGGAAATCCTGAAGCTTCATCAGGAAAAAGGTGTTGCTTTTAAGGAAATCGCACTTTTGACCTCCAGTCGCAGTCGAAATGACCAGATTCTACTTGCCCTGTCTGAGTACGGGATTCCTATCAAAACCGACGGTGAGCAAAACAATTATCTCCAATCCCTAGAAGTACAAGTCATGCTGGACACTCTCCGTGTCATCCACAATCCCCTGCAAGACTATGCCTTGGTTGCCCTTATGAAGTCTCCTATGTTTAGCTTTGATGAGGACGAGTTGGCACGCTTGTCCCTTCAGAAAGTAGAAGATAAAGTCCAAGAGAATCTATATGAGAAACTGGTCACTGCTCAAAAACAAGTAGCTAGCCAGAAAGAGTTAATTCATACAGCTCTAGCGGAAAAATTAAATCAGTTCATGGATATTTTGGATTCTTGGCGCTTGTATGCCAAAACCCACTCTCTCTATGACTTAATTTGGAAGATTTATAGTGACCGTTTTTATTATGACTATGTTGGAGCCTTGCCAAACGGACCTGCTAGACAAGCTAATCTCTATGCCCTAGCTCTGCGCGCTGACCAGTTTGAAAAGAGTAATTTTAAGGGCTTATCTCGTTTTATCCGTATGATTGACCAAGTCCTAGAAGCTCAGCATGACCTCGCAAGCGTAGCCGTCGCACCGCCTAAAGATGCCGTGGAACTCATGACTATTCACAAGAGCAAAGGGCTGGAGTTCCCTTACGTCTTTATCCTCAATATGGATCAGGACTTCAACAAGCAAGACTCGATGTCAGACGTCATTCTCAGCCGTCAAAATGGGCTTGGTGTCAAATACATTGCCAAGGTGGAAACAGGAGCAGTGGAAGCACACTATCCTAAAACCCTCAAACTCTCCATTCCTAGCCTAACTTATACGCAGAATGAAGAAGAACTGCAACTGGCTAGCTATTCAGAGCAGATGCGTCTGCTGTATGTTGCCATGACGAGGGCGGAGAGAAAACTTTATCTTGTTGGCAAGGGTTCTCGTGAAAAGCTGGAAGCAAAGGAATACCCAGCAGCAAATAACGGAAAATTAGATAGCAATACCAGACTGCAAGCAAGAAATTTCCAAGATTGGGTCTGGGCTATCAGTAAAGTATTTGCCAAGGAAGATCTCAACTTTAGCTATCGTTTTATTGGTGAAGACCAGTTGACTGGAGAAGCTATCGGAGAGTTGGAAAACAAGAGTCCTCTACAAGATAGCTCTCAATCAAGCAACCGTCAGTCAGAGACCATCAAAGAAGCTCTGGAAATGCTGAAAGAGGTGGAAGTTTATAATACTCTTCACCACGCAGCTATTGAGCTTCCTAGTGTTCAAACCCCAAGCCAAATCAAGAAATTCTACGAACCGGTTATGGATATGGAAGGGGTAGAAATTACTAACCAAACTCAATCACCGGAAAAGCGAATCAGCTTTGATTTACCAGATTTTGCAACTAAAGAAAAGGTAACAGGAGCTGAGATTGGTAGTGCAATCCACGAACTCATGCAGAGAATTAACCTCAGTCAGCAACCAACCCTTGCTAGCCTGACAGAAACTCTCAAACAAGTTCAAACTAGTCCAGCTGCTAGAGACAAGATCAATCTTTCTAAAATCCTAGCATTCTTTGATACAGCACTTGGTCAGGAAATTCTCGCTAATACCAGCCATCTTTACCGCGAGCAACCTTTTTCTATGCTCAAACGCGACCAAAAGAGTCAGGAAGACTTTGTTGTCCGTGGGATCTTGGACGGCTATCTGCTTTATGAGGATCGTATCGTTCTTTTCGACTACAAAACAGACCGTTACGATCAACCAAGTCAACTCATAGACCGCTATCGTGGTCAGTTAGCCCTCTATGGAGAAGCCTTGTCACGGGCTTATTCGATTGAAAACATTGAAAAATACTTGATTTTACTTGGTAAAGACGAGGTTCAAGTTGTAAAAGTATAA
- the mazE gene encoding type II toxin-antitoxin system PemI/MazE family antitoxin, giving the protein MNTVKTRKVGNSLTVTIPKNLGMTEGQEMVVYKGVDGVIVLAPKLKDPFDGIADLRMTNDFEGVRLLDSEI; this is encoded by the coding sequence ATGAATACAGTAAAGACTCGGAAGGTGGGAAATTCTCTCACTGTGACCATTCCTAAAAATTTGGGTATGACGGAAGGTCAAGAAATGGTTGTCTACAAAGGAGTTGATGGGGTTATTGTCTTGGCTCCGAAACTAAAAGATCCTTTTGATGGGATTGCTGATTTAAGAATGACAAATGATTTTGAAGGAGTAAGGTTACTTGATAGCGAAATCTGA
- a CDS encoding ribonuclease HII encodes MTTIKEIRELLATVKELGNPLFLEFEKDTRSGVQKEINKRKKAIQAELDEDLRLESMLSYEKELYKQGMTLIAGVDEVGRGPLAGPVVAAAVILPKDCKIRGLNDSKKIPKKKHLEIYQAVQEQALAIGVGIMDNYIIDQVNIYEATKLAMKEAIFQLSPQPEHLLIDAMKLELPISQTSIIKGDANSLSIAAASIVAKVTRDNIMKDYDNQYPDYDFRTNAGYGTAKHLEGLEKLGVTPIHRTSFEPVKTLVSTKKDK; translated from the coding sequence ATGACGACGATTAAAGAAATCAGAGAACTTCTTGCTACTGTCAAAGAATTAGGCAATCCTCTTTTTCTGGAATTCGAAAAAGATACTCGATCTGGAGTTCAAAAGGAAATCAACAAGCGTAAAAAAGCCATTCAGGCAGAACTGGATGAGGATCTTCGGTTGGAATCCATGCTGTCCTATGAAAAAGAACTTTACAAGCAAGGAATGACCTTGATAGCAGGTGTTGACGAGGTTGGTCGTGGTCCACTGGCTGGACCTGTGGTCGCTGCAGCCGTTATCTTGCCGAAAGATTGTAAAATCAGAGGTCTCAACGATAGCAAAAAAATCCCCAAAAAGAAACATTTGGAAATTTATCAAGCCGTTCAAGAACAAGCATTGGCAATCGGCGTCGGAATCATGGATAATTACATCATTGACCAAGTCAATATCTACGAAGCGACCAAACTGGCCATGAAGGAAGCAATCTTCCAGCTCAGTCCGCAACCTGAGCATCTCTTGATAGATGCCATGAAACTGGAGTTACCAATTTCACAAACCTCCATTATCAAAGGAGATGCTAACTCCCTCTCAATCGCGGCCGCATCTATAGTGGCCAAGGTAACACGGGATAATATTATGAAGGACTATGATAATCAATATCCTGACTATGATTTCAGGACTAATGCAGGCTATGGAACAGCTAAACACCTAGAAGGACTAGAAAAACTAGGTGTCACCCCAATTCACCGAACCAGTTTTGAACCAGTCAAAACACTGGTTTCAACTAAGAAAGATAAGTAA
- a CDS encoding type II toxin-antitoxin system PemK/MazF family toxin — protein sequence MIAKSEYIPEKQDIIWLDFDPSVGREIQKRRPALVVSRREYALRTGFVAVCPITHGQQRLAEKGLLVPVSSDKVNGAVNPFQLYTFDFRMRNAQKITRMDTQRFQKVVQLYQYIFEDT from the coding sequence TTGATAGCGAAATCTGAGTATATTCCTGAAAAGCAAGATATCATTTGGCTGGACTTTGATCCATCAGTTGGTCGGGAAATTCAAAAACGGCGCCCTGCCTTGGTTGTTTCTAGGAGAGAATATGCCTTGCGAACTGGTTTTGTGGCCGTCTGTCCTATCACTCATGGTCAACAACGTTTGGCAGAAAAAGGCTTGCTCGTTCCAGTCTCGTCGGATAAGGTAAATGGTGCTGTCAATCCCTTTCAACTCTATACCTTTGATTTTCGAATGCGGAATGCTCAAAAAATAACTAGAATGGATACGCAACGTTTTCAGAAAGTGGTTCAACTGTATCAATATATCTTTGAAGATACTTAA